GGCCGCGGCACGCGACGTGGTGACGCGCGCGCACAGTGAAGTCCCACCGCTGGGATGACGGCAGATCCCGGCCGTACAATTCGCGACGTGCCGACACCGCAGGGCCGGTCACGGGTTCGAGTGATCGGACGGCCCCGCAACGATGCCGATTCGGCGGCGACGACCTCGCCACGTACCGGGATCGTCAACGCCGCGACCCGGTTGTTCTCCGAAAAAGGTTATGCGCAAACCACAATGAGCGACATCGCGCGGGCCGTCGGCCTGCAGCAGTCGTCGCTGTACTACTGGTTCCGCAGCAAGGAGCAGCTGCTGGGGGAGACGCTGCTGGTGAACCGGGCGCCGCTGAAGTTCATCGCCGAGGTCGGTGCCGGTTCGGGATCACCGGCCGTCAAGCTCTACCGGCTGTTGCGGTTCGACACCATCCAGTTGGCCCTCTCGCCGATCGACTTCAACGAGATCCAGCGGATCGCCCACGACCAGCGGGCTGACTTCCACCAGTTCTGGACCGACTACGAGCGGCTCAAGGACTGGGTGTCCGACCTGATCGGTGCGGCGATCGCGGAGGGCAAGTTCATCGACTGCGATCGGGAGGAAACGGCAGGGTTGCTGCTGAACTTCGACGAGGGCGCACAGAAGCGCACCCGCCTGCACACCGATGAGGGCGACCGGGTGGCCGAGGCGGTCCGGGTCGCCGAGCAGGTTGCCATCATCTCGGTCCGCGGACTCCTCAAGCGGCCCAGCGAGATCAGCCGGATCAGTGCTGTGGCCGCTCAATTCGACGACGCCGCCGTCGCGACCGCCGGCTTCACTCCCGTGCCGAGGACACCCAATTCGGATCAATAGAGCGGTGGCCGGACACGCTCGCGCCGGCGGCCTCCAGAGCCACCACCTGATCGGCGTTGAGCTGCACCGACAACGACGCGGCGTTCTCGTCGACGCGCGCCGCGCGCCGAGTGCCCGGGATCGGCACCGATGCCACGCCGAGGACCTCGGCACGCTGCCGCAGCCATGCCAGCGCCACCTGCGCCGGCGTCGCGCCCACCTCGTTGGCGATCGAGGAAACCACCTGCACCACAGCAAGATTGGCGTCCAGTACGTCTTCGGCGAAGCGTGGGATGCGGCTGCGGAAATCTCCCGCTGAGGAGAGGTCGGCCGCCGACCGGATGGTCCCGGTGAGGAAGCCGCGCCCCAGCGGCGAATACGGCACGAAGCCGACGCCGAGTTCAGCGGCCGCCGGCACCACGTTGCGTTCGACGTCGCGGCTCCAGATCGACCATTCGCTCTGCACGGCGGCGATCGGGTGTACGGCGGCGGCCGCGCGCAACTCGTCTGCGGTCACCTCGGACAGGCCGAGGTGGCGCACTTTGCCCGCGGTGACCAGTTCGGCCATGGCGCCCACCGTCTCCTCGATCGGCAGCGACACGTCGCGGCGGTGCATGTAGTAGAGGTCGATCACGTCGGTGCCGAGCCGGCCCAGGCTCTCGTCGACGCAGCGGCGTACGTACTCCGCATCACCGCGGGCCTTGAGCTTGCCCGTCGTCGGGTCGCCGTCGATCCCGAATTTCGTCGCCAGCGTGACCTCGTCGCGGCGGCCGGCCAGCACCTGGCCGATGAGTCGCTCGTTGGCACCGCCGCCGTAGACGTTGGCGGTGTCGATGAAGGTCATCCCGACGTCCAGGCAGTGGTTCAGCGTCGCCAGTGACTCGGTGTCGTCGACCGCGCCGTAGACCGGCGTCAGCGCCATCCCGCCGAACCCGATGGCGCTGACCGTCAAACCGTCGCCCAGCTGCGTTTTCGGCAAGGTGCCCATGCGGATCTCCTCGTGTCTCGTGGTCGCCTGTTCTGTCTCAACGCAACCATTGCGGTTTGCTTCCCCGGCACCGCACTAAGCCTTAACCTGGTGTGACATCCATCACAAGGGGGTGGCGATGCGTATCGCCGACATCCTTCGCAGTAAGGCACGACGGTGGGGTGGCGATGCGTATCGCCGACATCCTTCGCAGTAAGGGCACGACGGTGGCCACGGTCACCGAGACCACGACGGTCACCGGCCTGCTGGCTGAGCTGGTCATCCACAACATCGGTGCGATGGTCGTCGTCGGGCCCGACGGCGGCGTGGTGGGCATCGTCTCGGAGCGCGACGTCGTGCGCACGCTGCACGATCACGGCCCCGACCTGCTCCGCAGCGCGGTCGCCGACATCATGAGCAAGGTCCTGGTGACGTGCTCACCCGACGACCAGATCGACGACCTGAGCGCGCTGATGACCAACAACCGGGTTCGGCATGTGCCGGTGATGCAGGGCGGGCGACTGGTGGGCATCGTCAGCATCGGGGACGTGGTGAAGAACCGGATGGAGCAGCTGCAGGCCGAGCAGGAGCA
This is a stretch of genomic DNA from Mycobacterium sp. ELW1. It encodes these proteins:
- a CDS encoding TetR/AcrR family transcriptional regulator, coding for MPTPQGRSRVRVIGRPRNDADSAATTSPRTGIVNAATRLFSEKGYAQTTMSDIARAVGLQQSSLYYWFRSKEQLLGETLLVNRAPLKFIAEVGAGSGSPAVKLYRLLRFDTIQLALSPIDFNEIQRIAHDQRADFHQFWTDYERLKDWVSDLIGAAIAEGKFIDCDREETAGLLLNFDEGAQKRTRLHTDEGDRVAEAVRVAEQVAIISVRGLLKRPSEISRISAVAAQFDDAAVATAGFTPVPRTPNSDQ
- a CDS encoding aldo/keto reductase is translated as MGTLPKTQLGDGLTVSAIGFGGMALTPVYGAVDDTESLATLNHCLDVGMTFIDTANVYGGGANERLIGQVLAGRRDEVTLATKFGIDGDPTTGKLKARGDAEYVRRCVDESLGRLGTDVIDLYYMHRRDVSLPIEETVGAMAELVTAGKVRHLGLSEVTADELRAAAAVHPIAAVQSEWSIWSRDVERNVVPAAAELGVGFVPYSPLGRGFLTGTIRSAADLSSAGDFRSRIPRFAEDVLDANLAVVQVVSSIANEVGATPAQVALAWLRQRAEVLGVASVPIPGTRRAARVDENAASLSVQLNADQVVALEAAGASVSGHRSIDPNWVSSARE
- a CDS encoding CBS domain-containing protein; the protein is MRIADILRSKGTTVATVTETTTVTGLLAELVIHNIGAMVVVGPDGGVVGIVSERDVVRTLHDHGPDLLRSAVADIMSKVLVTCSPDDQIDDLSALMTNNRVRHVPVMQGGRLVGIVSIGDVVKNRMEQLQAEQEHLQAYITQGG